From one Paeniglutamicibacter psychrophenolicus genomic stretch:
- a CDS encoding DUF5671 domain-containing protein codes for MSAPAAAASRPSAPALGTLRRFILYVLLFALVSLAASGLGGLLGRLFTASETIAFNDSSSLALWLALTLVGGPLGAVVFWASWRLLADPAERRAKAWGIYVAAMYVTSLVTATSFGIGALASLAGGDTGSWKTSLAQAVAWAGVWVWHRWLLGHRSRGPEALATLPLVLGTVLGLVIGLGAGTNALAVLFERALGTDGELAAIGAPWWRPGLGLLVWTAGGILIWWWHWVREGARALHTRLAGVGLVAIGVAGSALLALGGAGVLLYVLLRLGLDRTDPVPVLLEPGPEALAAALLGTLSWLYHGQIARARPAPVPAAAQLAISGIALAAAASGIGVVINAGLSTATTRLGGTDATALLLAGLSSLAVGGPLWWFFWGPTRPAEPHGRRIYLVLVFGISAVVALVTLLVIGFRLFEFMLGDAGGTGLLERVRAPLGLLVATGLVAGYHFALWRHDRASAPARRTAPAIGEVLLVAGVNAQDLAAAIAEHTGAVVTVLPRADGGTTALEAVLPALEGLVARRVLLLAGPGERVEAIELA; via the coding sequence ATGAGCGCCCCCGCCGCGGCAGCCAGCCGCCCAAGCGCCCCCGCCCTGGGCACGCTGCGCCGCTTCATCCTCTACGTGCTCCTCTTCGCCCTCGTGTCCCTGGCCGCCTCCGGACTGGGCGGACTGCTGGGCAGGTTGTTCACCGCGTCCGAGACCATCGCGTTCAATGATTCCTCGTCGCTGGCGCTTTGGCTGGCCCTGACCCTGGTTGGCGGGCCGCTGGGTGCCGTGGTGTTCTGGGCTTCCTGGCGCTTGCTGGCGGATCCGGCCGAACGCCGTGCCAAGGCGTGGGGCATCTACGTCGCGGCCATGTACGTGACCTCCCTGGTGACCGCGACCAGCTTCGGCATCGGCGCACTGGCCTCACTGGCCGGCGGGGACACCGGTTCCTGGAAGACCTCCCTGGCCCAGGCCGTGGCCTGGGCGGGGGTCTGGGTGTGGCACCGGTGGCTCCTGGGCCACCGCAGCCGGGGCCCGGAGGCATTGGCGACTCTCCCGCTGGTGCTGGGCACCGTCCTGGGCCTGGTGATCGGCCTGGGCGCCGGCACCAACGCGCTGGCTGTGCTCTTCGAACGTGCGCTGGGGACCGACGGGGAACTGGCGGCCATCGGGGCTCCGTGGTGGAGACCCGGGCTCGGCCTGCTGGTGTGGACCGCCGGGGGCATCCTGATCTGGTGGTGGCACTGGGTCCGCGAGGGCGCCCGCGCGCTGCACACCAGGCTTGCCGGGGTGGGGCTTGTGGCGATCGGCGTCGCCGGTTCCGCGCTCCTGGCCCTGGGCGGGGCCGGGGTGCTGCTTTACGTGCTGCTGCGCCTGGGACTGGATCGCACCGACCCGGTGCCGGTGCTCCTGGAACCGGGGCCCGAGGCGCTGGCCGCCGCGCTGCTTGGCACGCTGTCCTGGCTGTACCACGGGCAGATCGCGCGGGCGCGGCCTGCGCCGGTCCCGGCCGCGGCGCAGCTGGCGATCTCCGGGATCGCCCTGGCCGCCGCCGCCTCGGGGATCGGGGTCGTCATCAATGCGGGCCTGTCCACCGCCACGACGCGACTGGGCGGCACCGACGCCACGGCGCTGCTGCTGGCGGGCCTGAGCTCGCTGGCCGTCGGCGGGCCGCTGTGGTGGTTCTTCTGGGGTCCGACCCGTCCGGCCGAACCGCACGGCCGGAGGATCTACCTGGTGTTGGTCTTCGGGATCAGCGCGGTGGTCGCCCTGGTCACGCTGCTGGTGATCGGTTTCCGGCTCTTCGAGTTCATGCTGGGGGACGCCGGCGGCACGGGCCTGCTCGAACGCGTCCGCGCACCGCTGGGCCTGCTGGTGGCCACCGGGCTGGTGGCCGGGTACCACTTCGCGCTTTGGCGGCACGACCGTGCCTCGGCCCCGGCCAGGCGTACGGCACCGGCCATCGGGGAGGTGCTGCTGGTCGCCGGCGTCAACGCGCAGGACCTGGCCGCTGCCATCGCGGAGCACACCGGTGCGGTGGTCACGGTGCTGCCGCGTGCCGACGGCGGCACCACGGCCCTCGAGGCGGTGCTGCCGGCGCTGGAAGGCCTGGTGGCGCGACGCGTGCTGCTGCTGGCCGGGCCCGGGGAACGGGTCGAGGCCATCGAGCTGGCCTAG
- a CDS encoding DUF2516 family protein → MVYAHLFEYYLLFALGIVAAVLALLALVDAVRHPAANYQRENKRTKAFWMGMTAAATLVCVLSVLSGGGGGIFQLIGACIACVYLADVKPAVSGKSGYYPY, encoded by the coding sequence ATGGTCTACGCGCACTTGTTTGAGTACTACCTGCTCTTCGCCCTTGGCATCGTTGCCGCGGTGCTGGCCCTGCTGGCGCTTGTCGACGCGGTGCGGCATCCGGCGGCCAACTACCAGCGCGAGAACAAGCGCACCAAGGCGTTCTGGATGGGCATGACCGCCGCCGCGACCCTGGTCTGCGTGCTCTCGGTGCTCTCCGGCGGCGGGGGCGGGATTTTCCAGCTCATCGGCGCCTGCATCGCCTGCGTGTACCTGGCCGACGTCAAGCCGGCGGTGTCCGGCAAGAGCGGCTACTACCCGTACTAG
- a CDS encoding trans-sulfuration enzyme family protein gives MTRPASAPWAPDTVVVAAGRPPHAVDQPVNPPIVLSSTFHSLGAPGAGEKVYGRFTNPTWDPLEETIATLEGCELPALAYASGMAAVAAALSLLPAGGTIVIPAHAYNGSLSLVTELQGTLGLEVRHVDLADTEAAVAAFAGADMAWLESPTNPMLEVADLPVLLAAARAAGVLSVVDNTFSTPLRQRPLAQGADVVVHSATKYMGGHSDVVLGAVVTGNPGLRNRLHTMRTLHGAIPGPFEAWLTLRGIRTMALRLDRAEANAMELAVRLSSHPAVSRVRYPGLPTDPGHERAAAQLDGFGAILCIEVEGGAAAADAMLARLELWTPATSLGGVESLAERRRRHQGEPGTVPENLVRLSVGIENIEDLHADLVAALGVGG, from the coding sequence ATGACTCGCCCCGCTTCCGCTCCGTGGGCCCCGGACACCGTCGTGGTGGCCGCCGGACGCCCGCCGCACGCCGTTGACCAGCCCGTGAACCCGCCCATCGTGCTTTCCTCGACCTTCCACTCGCTGGGGGCGCCGGGAGCCGGGGAGAAGGTCTATGGGCGCTTCACCAACCCGACCTGGGACCCGTTGGAGGAGACCATCGCCACCCTCGAGGGGTGCGAGCTTCCGGCGCTGGCCTACGCCTCGGGCATGGCCGCGGTGGCGGCGGCGCTCTCGCTGCTGCCGGCCGGAGGCACCATCGTGATCCCGGCCCACGCCTACAACGGCTCGCTCTCCCTGGTCACCGAGCTGCAGGGGACCCTGGGGCTTGAGGTGCGCCACGTGGACCTGGCCGACACCGAGGCCGCGGTTGCCGCCTTCGCCGGGGCCGACATGGCCTGGCTGGAATCGCCCACCAACCCGATGCTCGAGGTCGCGGACCTGCCGGTGCTGCTGGCCGCCGCCCGCGCCGCCGGCGTGCTGAGCGTGGTTGACAACACCTTCTCCACCCCGCTGCGCCAGCGCCCGCTGGCGCAGGGAGCCGACGTGGTGGTGCACTCGGCCACCAAGTACATGGGCGGACACTCGGACGTGGTCCTGGGTGCCGTGGTGACCGGCAACCCGGGGCTGCGCAACCGCCTGCACACCATGCGGACCCTGCACGGGGCGATCCCCGGGCCCTTCGAGGCCTGGCTGACGCTGCGCGGCATCCGCACCATGGCGCTGCGCCTGGACCGGGCCGAGGCCAACGCGATGGAATTGGCCGTGCGCCTGTCCTCCCACCCGGCGGTGTCCAGGGTGCGCTACCCGGGGCTGCCGACCGATCCCGGGCACGAGCGTGCCGCGGCGCAGCTTGACGGGTTCGGGGCGATCCTGTGCATCGAGGTCGAAGGCGGCGCGGCAGCGGCCGATGCGATGCTCGCACGCCTGGAATTGTGGACCCCGGCAACCTCGCTGGGCGGGGTCGAATCGCTGGCCGAGCGGCGCCGACGCCACCAGGGGGAACCGGGCACGGTGCCGGAGAACCTGGTGCGGTTGAGTGTGGGAATTGAAAACATCGAGGACTTGCACGCCGACCTCGTCGCCGCGCTGGGCGTTGGCGGCTAA
- the tmk gene encoding dTMP kinase: MNPEIAGRFIVFEGGDGAGKSTQASLLADALRAAGHTVLHTREPGGTQIGEKLRSLVLDHGQGTVDARTEALMYAAARAAHVEQVIRPALAAGSMVVCDRYVDSSLAYQGIGRALGEDAVRSINDFATGGLVPDLTVLLDVAPADGRSRRTTGADGAPVAEDRLESEPDEFHSRIRDAFVRFAAREPARYLVLDAASDVPSLTAAIWAAVLGLPDGKEA, encoded by the coding sequence CTGAACCCCGAGATCGCCGGCCGCTTCATCGTCTTCGAGGGCGGTGACGGTGCCGGAAAGTCCACCCAGGCCTCCCTGCTGGCCGACGCCCTGCGCGCGGCCGGCCACACGGTGCTGCACACGCGCGAGCCCGGCGGCACGCAGATCGGCGAGAAGCTGCGCTCCCTGGTCCTCGACCACGGGCAGGGCACCGTCGATGCGCGCACCGAGGCGCTGATGTACGCCGCGGCCCGCGCCGCCCACGTCGAGCAGGTCATCCGCCCGGCCCTGGCCGCCGGCTCCATGGTCGTCTGCGACAGGTACGTCGATTCCTCCCTGGCCTACCAGGGCATCGGCCGCGCCCTGGGCGAGGACGCGGTGCGTTCCATCAACGACTTTGCCACCGGCGGGCTGGTCCCGGATCTGACGGTGCTGCTGGACGTGGCACCGGCCGACGGGCGCTCCCGGCGCACCACGGGTGCCGACGGAGCCCCTGTGGCCGAGGACCGCCTGGAATCCGAGCCCGACGAATTCCACTCCCGCATCCGCGACGCCTTCGTGCGCTTCGCCGCCCGCGAACCGGCCCGCTACCTGGTGCTGGATGCCGCCAGCGATGTCCCGTCCCTGACCGCCGCCATTTGGGCTGCGGTGCTGGGCCTGCCGGACGGGAAAGAAGCCTAG
- a CDS encoding DNA polymerase III subunit delta': MEVWDDLPGQDKAITALRRAVAEGNPAHAWLFTGPPGSGRSNAARAFAAALQCQLPDPAQRGCGQCKACVTVLAGTHPDVALIATEKVNYQIEDVRELITKAQDRPSTAPWRVIIVEDADRMTERTTNVLLKSIEEPPPHTIWILCAPSPADVLVTIRSRCRSVSLAVPTRQAVAELLVRRDGLTAEQADFAARVSQSHIGIARRLARDEEARRRRDRTVRMPLRIRSVSDAVMAAAELVELSTAEATASSTERAETEAAALRTALGMDADSPIPAQQRSQFKALEENAKRRARRSTHDALDRSLIDLTTFFRDVLLLQLRSGTELVNEYLSDNLHAYANASRPEATVAKIDAIAEARVRIGANVAPLLAIEAMMVTLRPTK; the protein is encoded by the coding sequence ATGGAGGTCTGGGACGATTTGCCGGGGCAGGACAAGGCCATCACCGCACTGCGCCGCGCGGTCGCGGAGGGCAACCCGGCGCACGCGTGGCTGTTCACCGGTCCCCCGGGCTCCGGGCGCTCGAACGCCGCCCGCGCCTTCGCCGCGGCCCTGCAATGCCAGCTGCCCGATCCGGCACAGCGCGGCTGCGGGCAATGCAAGGCCTGCGTGACGGTGCTGGCCGGAACCCACCCCGATGTCGCGCTGATCGCCACCGAGAAGGTCAACTACCAGATCGAGGACGTCCGCGAGCTGATCACCAAGGCCCAGGACCGGCCCTCCACCGCCCCCTGGCGGGTGATCATCGTGGAGGACGCGGACCGGATGACCGAGCGCACCACCAACGTGCTGCTCAAGTCCATCGAGGAACCGCCCCCGCACACGATCTGGATCCTCTGTGCCCCGTCCCCGGCCGACGTCTTGGTGACCATCCGCTCGCGCTGCCGCTCGGTCTCCCTGGCGGTGCCCACCCGCCAGGCCGTCGCCGAGCTGCTGGTGCGCCGCGACGGGCTCACCGCCGAACAGGCCGACTTCGCCGCCCGGGTGTCCCAGTCGCACATCGGCATCGCCCGCCGGCTGGCCCGCGACGAGGAGGCCCGCCGCCGCCGGGACCGGACCGTGCGCATGCCGCTGCGCATCCGCTCGGTCTCCGACGCGGTGATGGCCGCGGCCGAGCTGGTGGAACTGTCCACCGCCGAGGCCACCGCTTCGTCCACCGAACGTGCCGAGACGGAAGCCGCCGCGCTGCGCACCGCTCTGGGCATGGATGCCGATTCGCCCATCCCGGCCCAGCAACGCAGCCAGTTCAAGGCCCTGGAGGAAAACGCCAAGCGCCGCGCCCGGCGCTCCACCCACGATGCGCTGGACCGCTCGCTGATCGACCTGACCACGTTCTTCCGCGACGTGCTGCTGCTGCAGCTGCGCAGCGGGACCGAGCTGGTCAACGAGTACCTGAGCGACAACCTGCACGCCTACGCCAACGCGTCGCGGCCCGAGGCCACGGTGGCGAAGATCGATGCCATTGCCGAGGCCAGGGTGCGCATCGGCGCCAACGTCGCCCCGTTGCTGGCCATCGAGGCCATGATGGTCACGTTGCGCCCAACCAAGTAG
- a CDS encoding alpha/beta hydrolase, whose amino-acid sequence MRAPRRLSVIAVLGSMALLLGACSTATAEAPAPAPASAPAAQPSAGAPVDAVPAGLEKFYTQELDWKSCGGVLQCTELSVPMDYANPGGDTMTLALNKRPGAKNAAGSLLVNPGGPGASGLEIVRDAVPTMFGQKLQRGFDVIGFDPRGVGSSTPVKCENPEEQDASRAEQFDATTDEGLAAMRKASAGYAALCAERTGKALGFVDTISAARDMDVMRAALGDKQLNYLGYSYGTSLGAHYAQLFPQNVGRLVLDGALDPTLDNDEITMGQAVGFEHEIRAYMQECLDSGDCPFTGELEDALGQLRDLFDSVEANPMVSSDGRRVPIIDFVNGFIIPLYDNSTWPMLTEGLRNAIAGNVDDILYFADLSAGRESDGSYTGNGTAAFTAINCLDYPMDADIPAMRAEAKALLEAAPTIGKYLAYGPVGCQDWKYPATGKPGELTAKGAAPIVVIGTTGDPATPYAWSQSLAEQLESASLVTFEGHGHTAYGRSNGCISDAVESYFLDGTVPADGLRC is encoded by the coding sequence ATGAGAGCACCCCGCCGCCTGTCCGTGATCGCCGTCCTGGGGTCGATGGCCCTGCTGCTGGGCGCCTGCTCCACGGCCACCGCCGAGGCACCGGCCCCCGCGCCGGCTTCAGCGCCGGCAGCCCAGCCTTCAGCCGGGGCGCCGGTGGACGCGGTCCCGGCCGGCCTGGAGAAGTTCTACACGCAGGAACTGGACTGGAAGTCCTGCGGCGGGGTGCTGCAATGCACCGAGCTGAGCGTTCCGATGGACTATGCGAACCCGGGCGGGGACACCATGACCCTGGCGCTGAACAAGCGCCCCGGCGCGAAGAACGCCGCAGGTTCCCTGCTGGTGAACCCCGGCGGGCCCGGCGCCTCCGGGCTCGAGATCGTCCGCGACGCTGTCCCGACGATGTTCGGGCAGAAGCTGCAGCGCGGCTTCGACGTCATCGGCTTCGACCCGCGCGGGGTCGGCTCCTCCACGCCGGTGAAATGCGAGAACCCCGAGGAACAGGACGCCAGCCGCGCGGAGCAATTCGACGCCACCACCGATGAGGGCCTGGCAGCCATGCGCAAGGCCAGCGCCGGGTATGCCGCGCTCTGCGCCGAGCGCACCGGGAAGGCCCTGGGCTTCGTGGACACGATCTCCGCGGCCCGCGACATGGACGTGATGCGTGCGGCGCTCGGGGACAAGCAGTTGAACTACCTGGGCTATTCCTACGGCACCTCGCTGGGTGCGCACTACGCCCAGCTCTTCCCGCAGAACGTCGGGCGCCTGGTGCTGGACGGGGCCTTGGACCCCACGCTGGACAACGACGAAATCACCATGGGCCAGGCCGTCGGGTTCGAGCACGAGATCCGCGCCTACATGCAGGAATGCCTGGATTCCGGGGACTGCCCGTTCACCGGCGAGCTCGAGGATGCCCTGGGCCAGCTGCGGGACCTCTTCGATTCCGTCGAGGCCAACCCGATGGTCTCCAGCGACGGGCGCCGCGTCCCGATCATCGACTTCGTCAACGGATTCATCATCCCGCTCTACGACAATTCCACCTGGCCCATGCTCACCGAGGGGCTGCGCAACGCGATTGCCGGGAACGTCGATGACATCTTGTACTTCGCCGACCTGAGCGCCGGACGCGAATCGGATGGCAGCTACACCGGCAACGGCACCGCCGCCTTCACCGCCATCAACTGCCTCGACTACCCCATGGACGCCGACATCCCGGCCATGCGCGCCGAGGCCAAGGCCCTGCTGGAGGCCGCCCCCACCATCGGCAAGTACCTGGCCTACGGCCCGGTCGGCTGCCAGGACTGGAAGTACCCGGCCACCGGAAAACCCGGAGAGCTGACCGCCAAGGGCGCCGCCCCCATCGTGGTCATCGGCACCACCGGGGACCCGGCCACCCCGTACGCCTGGAGCCAGTCGCTGGCCGAACAGCTCGAGTCCGCCTCGCTGGTCACCTTCGAGGGCCACGGGCACACCGCCTACGGCCGGTCCAATGGCTGCATCTCTGACGCCGTGGAATCCTATTTCCTTGACGGCACGGTTCCGGCCGACGGATTGCGGTGCTGA
- a CDS encoding MepB family protein, translated as MPPATFDPEEYVPELARFLEAGDSPAAGRISGYVPDPNPEARAYAGCSYVMAGTDGIGTRTIFRSAKVTPAKAGLFTTLWKRDENGATRPYSLADEVEDFVIAASVPAGYGYFTFTATNLADHGILTTGGKPGKRGFRLYTPWDTGLNKNASSTWAWQRAFFTTVGG; from the coding sequence ATGCCACCCGCGACGTTCGATCCCGAAGAATACGTTCCCGAACTTGCTCGGTTCCTTGAAGCCGGCGATTCCCCGGCGGCCGGCCGGATCTCGGGCTACGTGCCCGATCCGAACCCCGAGGCACGCGCCTACGCCGGCTGCAGCTACGTGATGGCGGGAACCGATGGGATCGGCACCCGGACGATTTTCCGCTCGGCCAAGGTGACGCCCGCGAAGGCGGGTCTCTTCACGACCCTGTGGAAACGCGACGAGAACGGTGCAACGCGGCCGTATTCGCTCGCCGATGAGGTCGAGGACTTCGTCATTGCGGCCTCCGTGCCCGCCGGATACGGGTATTTCACCTTCACGGCCACCAACCTGGCCGACCACGGCATCCTGACCACCGGCGGCAAACCCGGAAAACGAGGGTTCCGGCTCTACACCCCGTGGGACACCGGGTTGAACAAGAACGCGAGCTCAACGTGGGCCTGGCAACGAGCCTTCTTCACCACCGTGGGCGGCTAG
- a CDS encoding GNAT family N-acetyltransferase, whose product MEKLSLATANLELVPPAPDDAEAVFAACQDPEIQNWVPIPVPYLREHALEYVTSHTDTTWAEGTENTWTIRSAGALAGVVGLYRIANGSADLGYWMASDFRGRGLLTEACNAVLDFAFAPVPEGLGLARVGWNAYAGNLGSARVAQKLGFRFEGTARLGAALRGQLRDDWAAGLLASDDRAPGPWAILD is encoded by the coding sequence ATGGAAAAACTCTCGCTGGCCACCGCGAACCTGGAACTTGTTCCTCCCGCACCCGATGATGCCGAGGCGGTTTTTGCTGCCTGCCAGGATCCCGAGATCCAGAACTGGGTGCCGATTCCAGTGCCCTATTTGCGGGAACACGCCCTGGAGTACGTCACCTCGCACACCGATACGACGTGGGCCGAGGGCACCGAGAACACCTGGACGATTCGTTCAGCTGGAGCCCTGGCCGGGGTCGTGGGCCTCTACCGGATCGCCAACGGCTCCGCCGACTTGGGCTACTGGATGGCGTCGGATTTCCGCGGCCGTGGCTTGCTGACCGAGGCCTGCAATGCCGTGCTGGATTTCGCCTTCGCGCCCGTGCCCGAGGGGCTCGGCCTGGCACGGGTCGGCTGGAACGCGTACGCGGGGAACCTCGGTTCGGCCCGGGTCGCCCAGAAACTGGGTTTCCGGTTCGAGGGCACCGCGCGCCTGGGTGCTGCGCTGCGCGGCCAATTGCGCGACGACTGGGCAGCGGGCCTGCTCGCCAGCGACGACCGCGCTCCCGGCCCCTGGGCAATCCTGGACTGA
- a CDS encoding aldo/keto reductase — MTNLVSPDLTFHDGNSIPQLGYGVWKVEDDVATDVVQQAFAAGYRHIDTARIYGNEEGVGRAIAATDVPREDMFITTKVWNADQGYDQTLAAFDASMERLGLEYLDLYLIHWLQPKQGKYVDTWKALIELQKSGRVKSIGVCNFTVEALAELEEATGVLPVINQVETHPYFPQTELREFEASKGILHQSWSPLGQGNELLADPALVAIAEKHNATVAQVVIAWHLALGNVVIPKSVTASRIVENHAGLGVQLDETDLAAINELDKGAAGRIAADPAVSDFA, encoded by the coding sequence ATGACGAACCTTGTATCCCCAGATCTCACATTCCACGACGGCAACTCCATCCCGCAGCTCGGCTACGGGGTGTGGAAGGTCGAGGACGACGTCGCAACCGACGTGGTCCAGCAGGCCTTCGCCGCCGGGTACCGCCACATCGACACAGCACGCATCTACGGCAACGAGGAGGGCGTGGGACGCGCTATCGCCGCCACCGACGTGCCGCGCGAGGACATGTTCATCACCACCAAGGTCTGGAACGCGGACCAGGGCTACGACCAGACTCTGGCAGCCTTCGATGCGTCCATGGAGCGCCTGGGCCTGGAATACCTCGACCTGTACCTGATCCACTGGCTCCAGCCCAAGCAGGGCAAGTACGTGGACACCTGGAAGGCGCTGATCGAGCTGCAGAAGTCCGGCCGCGTGAAGTCCATCGGCGTCTGCAACTTCACCGTCGAGGCGCTCGCCGAGCTCGAGGAAGCCACCGGTGTGCTGCCGGTGATCAACCAGGTCGAAACCCACCCGTACTTCCCGCAGACCGAGCTGCGCGAGTTCGAGGCCTCCAAGGGCATCCTGCACCAGTCGTGGTCCCCGCTGGGCCAGGGCAACGAACTTCTTGCCGATCCGGCCCTGGTGGCCATCGCCGAAAAGCACAACGCCACCGTCGCACAGGTCGTCATTGCCTGGCATCTGGCCCTGGGCAACGTGGTGATCCCGAAGTCGGTGACCGCCTCGCGCATCGTGGAGAACCATGCCGGCCTGGGCGTGCAGCTGGATGAGACGGACCTTGCCGCGATCAACGAGCTGGACAAGGGTGCCGCCGGCCGCATTGCCGCCGACCCTGCCGTCAGCGACTTCGCCTGA
- a CDS encoding RNA polymerase sigma factor — MTLPRPAPSAEERFAAVHAACHDTVYRYLARRIIPAHLAEDLTGEVFVIVWEKVLDGAALPVPYVVAIARNLLRNAYRSSARSTKLRTALSLAHQRPAVPNPQVALGLAALKETERELLLLTYWDSFTSEEIAVILGASPGAIRVRLHRARKSFAAALESESTLLPPLGKAARP; from the coding sequence ATGACATTACCGCGGCCGGCGCCAAGCGCCGAGGAACGTTTCGCCGCCGTGCATGCGGCCTGTCACGACACCGTGTACAGGTACCTGGCCCGGCGGATCATTCCGGCGCACCTGGCCGAGGATCTGACCGGCGAGGTATTCGTGATCGTCTGGGAGAAGGTGCTCGACGGCGCGGCGTTGCCGGTGCCCTACGTGGTGGCCATTGCGCGGAACCTGCTGCGCAACGCCTACCGGTCCTCGGCGAGGTCCACGAAGCTGCGCACGGCCCTGTCGCTGGCACACCAACGCCCCGCTGTGCCGAACCCGCAGGTGGCCCTGGGCCTTGCCGCACTGAAGGAAACCGAGCGCGAGCTGCTGCTGCTCACCTACTGGGATTCATTCACCTCGGAGGAGATCGCCGTCATCCTCGGCGCGAGCCCCGGGGCCATCCGGGTGCGCCTGCACAGGGCACGCAAGTCCTTTGCGGCGGCCCTTGAATCGGAATCCACCCTGCTCCCTCCCCTGGGAAAGGCGGCACGGCCATGA
- a CDS encoding proteasome activator, which produces MSEHSEQIPDPHAASNASEPDDATWANLAAAAAGTRPGAQPAGPAAQPGEPGPEAPHAPGKDAVQVMSIGEPAKLMRIGGMIKQLLDEVRSAPLDAEARARMADIHERSVHELESGLSPELAQELHRIRLPFADGETPSAAELRVAQAQLVGWLEGVFHGLQAAMAAQQLANQQLAQRMAMRQLPPGTQVAPGIIINEQGEPERMGAPGPGPGPGPQAPTQGQGTEGDSGFGQYL; this is translated from the coding sequence ATGAGCGAGCACAGTGAACAGATCCCCGATCCCCACGCCGCATCCAACGCTTCCGAGCCCGACGACGCGACGTGGGCGAACCTGGCAGCGGCCGCGGCCGGAACGCGCCCCGGCGCCCAGCCGGCGGGCCCCGCGGCCCAGCCCGGCGAACCCGGCCCGGAGGCCCCGCACGCGCCGGGCAAGGACGCGGTGCAGGTGATGAGCATCGGGGAACCGGCCAAGCTCATGCGCATCGGCGGCATGATCAAGCAGCTGCTCGACGAGGTGCGCTCGGCGCCGCTGGACGCCGAGGCCCGCGCCCGCATGGCCGACATCCACGAACGCTCCGTCCACGAGCTGGAGAGCGGGCTGTCCCCGGAACTCGCACAGGAACTGCACCGCATCCGGCTGCCCTTCGCCGACGGGGAGACCCCCTCGGCCGCGGAGCTGCGCGTGGCCCAGGCCCAGCTGGTGGGCTGGCTCGAGGGCGTCTTCCACGGGCTGCAGGCCGCGATGGCCGCACAGCAACTGGCCAACCAGCAACTAGCCCAGCGCATGGCCATGCGCCAGCTTCCCCCGGGCACCCAGGTGGCCCCGGGCATCATCATCAACGAGCAGGGCGAGCCCGAACGCATGGGCGCACCAGGCCCGGGCCCCGGACCTGGCCCGCAGGCGCCCACCCAGGGCCAGGGCACCGAGGGCGACAGCGGGTTTGGGCAGTACCTCTAG
- a CDS encoding YbdD/YjiX family protein — MDPAGGTPQGTGTSALARGLCAVGNAARGLGRYLEGVLGADKYRVYLEHQARTHPGVEPMGEREFWRDYTDWQEKNPQGRCC; from the coding sequence ATGGACCCCGCAGGCGGAACCCCGCAGGGCACCGGCACCTCCGCGCTGGCGCGCGGCCTGTGCGCCGTCGGCAACGCCGCCCGCGGCCTCGGCCGCTACCTGGAGGGGGTGCTGGGCGCGGACAAGTACCGCGTCTACCTGGAACACCAGGCCCGCACGCATCCGGGCGTAGAACCCATGGGCGAGCGCGAATTCTGGCGCGACTACACCGACTGGCAGGAGAAAAACCCGCAAGGACGGTGCTGCTGA